Proteins encoded by one window of Lepeophtheirus salmonis chromosome 3, UVic_Lsal_1.4, whole genome shotgun sequence:
- the LOC121113994 gene encoding protein N-terminal asparagine amidohydrolase — MVLLVNGTLIESVTDPEDLLRSYSRFRDHVQDFLSQKEHKVVECDGCIFVSQNEFAVTRNSTYEKHKIRYLGSDYATTCVIFVVFSDEKIGLAHLDSGDTSALRSLINKIGSSSLTIDIVGGFLDTRDTSKQILCTILNGLIQFPESFHLRTPCFGEFNTLIKKGIPWPKVYGVAIDIQSREIFPANFIFAGPGKF; from the exons ATGGTTTTATTGGTGAATGGTACCTTAATTGAATCTGTAACGGATCCTGAAGATCTCCTACGGAGTTACTCTCGATTTAGAGATCATGTCCAGGACTTTCTTTCGCAAAAGGAGCACAAAGTTGTTGAATGTGATG GTTGCATCTTTGTCTCTCAAAATGAATTCGCTGTAACACGGAACTCAACATATGAAAAGCACAAGATTCGTTATTTAGGATCGGATTATGCCACGACCTGCgttatatttgttgttttttcggATGAGAAAATTGGACTTGCACATCTGGATAGTGGGGATACGTCTGCTCTCCGATCTCTTATCAATAAAATAGGAAGCTCTTCATTGACCATTGATATAGTTGGAGGGTTCTTAGATACAAGGGATACGAGCAAACAAATACTTTGTACTATATTGAACGGTCTCATTCAATTTCCAGAATCCTTCCATTTGAGAACTCCTTGCTTTGGTGAATTTAAtactctaataaaaaaaggaataccaTGGCCGAAAGTCTATGGTGTTGCTATAGATATCCAATCAAGAGAGATATTCccagcaaattttattttcgcTGGACCAGGAAAGTTTTAA